AGATGGACTGCGGGTGAAGATGATATTTCGAACCTGGTTCCCGGCCGTTGGATAAACGTCAACAGATACACAGTAACTGAGAATGAAAGGTACGAAACGTCCTTGTCGATATGGGAATACGAAGTGACAGATCCGCCCGAAGATCCCGAACGCTACGTAGAAACCAGCAAAAGACCGGCAGACGAACTGTGGGAAGACCTGCTTTCCCTGGTGCAGAGAATAAACGACGGGGACCTCAAAAACATGGTAAGAGCCCTGCTCGACGAAAACCGGGAAGCCTTCTGCAGGACACCGGCAGCGAAGCAGTACCATCACGCATACGTAGGCGGGCTGGTGGAGCACACCCTGGAAGTGGTGAGAATCGCCCTGGCGAGTGCGGAGGCGATGAACGAAAACGGCGTTGTCGTGGATACGGACGTGCTTCTGGCCGGGGCCGTTCTGCACGACATAGGCAAGACAAAGGAGTACGAGATAGACAGGTATGGCGTCATTACCATAAACGAGTCGGTCAAGCTGAAGGGCGACCACTGCCTGCTGGGCAGGGACATGCTGTACAGGTTCTGGGAAAACGACTGGCCGTTGAAGTGGAAGGTATCCGAAAGTAGGATTGACGCCATAGCCCATCTCATTTTGAGCCATCACGGGCAGCTCGAGTGGAGGGCAATCGTGGAGCCGGCGACAACGGAAGCCGTGATTCTGCACCTTGCAGACATGATATCTTCCAAGGCAAACGGAATCGACAGGGCTATCAAGTCCGCCAGGGAAAACGGAGTGGCTGGCAGGTTCAGGCTGTACGACAGGAGTATATATCCGTGGGTAGGGACTGAGCAGAGTGAGCGGGAAATGTGGCCGGAGGAATCGAGCGACAGCGAGGAATGGTAAACGGTGGAGGCACCGCCTGCAGACGCAGGCGGTAGAAAACCGCGTTCGGAAAAGGAACAGGGAATCTCGGGGAACGGGAGGGTAAGAAGTGGTCGCAGCTAACGAATTCCTGGGGAGATTGACGCTGCGTAACGAATATGAAGTTTTCGCATCCGCAACAAATCCCAGCCAGTACATAGTACGGCAGCGGAGCAAGTCGCAGGTGTTCGAGGACCGCGTTTTGAAAGAGAATGTTCGAGTTCTTCACCAATATTTAAAGGGA
The sequence above is drawn from the Syntrophothermus lipocalidus DSM 12680 genome and encodes:
- a CDS encoding 3'-5' exoribonuclease YhaM family protein codes for the protein MPFRALIKSRTQGISAKGNPYISMQLAVKPGAVPEMGQARHIKANRWTAGEDDISNLVPGRWINVNRYTVTENERYETSLSIWEYEVTDPPEDPERYVETSKRPADELWEDLLSLVQRINDGDLKNMVRALLDENREAFCRTPAAKQYHHAYVGGLVEHTLEVVRIALASAEAMNENGVVVDTDVLLAGAVLHDIGKTKEYEIDRYGVITINESVKLKGDHCLLGRDMLYRFWENDWPLKWKVSESRIDAIAHLILSHHGQLEWRAIVEPATTEAVILHLADMISSKANGIDRAIKSARENGVAGRFRLYDRSIYPWVGTEQSEREMWPEESSDSEEW